A region from the Drosophila bipectinata strain 14024-0381.07 chromosome 3R, DbipHiC1v2, whole genome shotgun sequence genome encodes:
- the PK2-R2 gene encoding uncharacterized protein PK2-R2 isoform X3, with the protein MKNDFFAHVFAVSGFLFFGGPMTAICVLYVLIGVKLKRSRLLQAIPRRCYDVSRGISAQTRVIRMLVAVAVAFFICWAPFHAQRLMAVYGSTSGIASQWFNDVFSILNYTSGVLYFLSTCINPLLYNIMSHKFREAFKVTLARQFGLSGKNQGRGLPHTYSALRRNQTGSLRLHTTDSVRTTMTSTTTTTMLNGNGAGSQSQRLNRVSLDSSQLQGQNRSRQDLFDNPRRILQSQISQLSSVGDAHSLLEADLPYADEQMHHQQHPTMCSIDELSCQNDDSGLSRSRLKLTRITRPMGGVAAGGTGAGSLGGDESSGKVRKAKAKTLKSSNALKGLRAKFNWRARRKGSHKPQARDASVAEAAAVPGTGCGNDSSDERAAF; encoded by the exons ATGAAAAACGACTTTTTCGCGCATGTGTTTGCTGTGTCAGGCTTTCTTTTCTTCGGCGGACCCATGACAGCCATATGTGTGCTCTACGTGCTCATCGGTGTGAAATTGAAGAGGAGCAGGCTGCTGCAGGCGATTCCCCGGCGATGTTACGATGTGAGCCGAGGTATCAGCGCCCAAACACGAGTCATCCGGATGCTGG ttgcCGTTGCGGTGGCATTCTTTATCTGCTGGGCGCCCTTCCATGCCCAGCGCCTGATGGCGGTCTATGGCTCCACCTCGGGCATCGCGTCGCAGTGGTTCAACGATGTCTTCAGCATCCTCAACTACACGTCCGGAGTGCTCTACTTCCTCTCCACGTGCATTAATCCACTGCTCTACAACATTATGAGCCACAAGTTCCGCGAGGCTTTCAAG GTAACCCTTGCCCGTCAATTTGGGTTGAGTGGCAAAAATCAAGGACGTGGCCTGCCTCACACCTACAGCGCCCTGCGGCGCAACCAGACGGGTTCCTTGCGCCTTCACACGACG GACAGCGTGCGAACCACCATGACTTccaccacaaccaccacaATGCTGAACGGTAATGGAGCTGGAAGTCAGTCCCAGAGACTGAACCGAGTATCCTTGGACAGCTCCCAGCTGCAGGGTCAAAATCGCAGCCGCCAGGATCTGTTCGACAACCCCCGACGCATCCTGCAGTCTCAGATTTCTCAGCTTTCGTCTGTGGGCGATGCCCATTCGCTGCTGGAGGCGGATCTGCCATATGCCGATGAGCAAATGCATCATCAACAGCATCCCACTATGTGCTCCATTGACGAGCTGAGCTGCCAAAATGACGACTCGGGACTGTCGCGGTCCCGCCTTAAACTGACACGCATCACCCGTCCAAtggggggcgtggcagcgGGTGGAACGGGGGCAGGATCGCTGGGTGGTGACGAGTCAAGTGGGAAAGTGCGCAAGGCGAAAGCGAAAACGCTCAAGAGCTCGAATGCTCTCAAGGGTCTCAGGGCCAAATTCAATTGGCGTGCCAGACGCAAAGGCAGCCACAAGCCGCAGGCGAGGGACGCTTCGGTCGCGGAGGCAGCTGCGGTTCCCGGGACGGGGTGTGGTAACGACTCCTCCGACGAAAGGGCCGCTTTTTGA